Proteins encoded in a region of the Salmo trutta chromosome 34, fSalTru1.1, whole genome shotgun sequence genome:
- the LOC115173639 gene encoding immunoglobulin heavy constant epsilon, whose protein sequence is MRACLFLLWSTLSATWTNQIIVTQTPGMVKMIAGGTVTLKCHVDQILAFCHSVTWMKVDARTGTMSTRTNVKINTTSEAGKRDRVCSATITNALVSDSGMYYCLAVHSKAVHNGNGSNLIVTESSTESPHIKIVSSDSDGSSVALLCLVSGVVPSQVHVFWLIDGREDSGLTESTWTDNSDSATEFTRNQILVQAEEWGRGVQCTCVVEFEGNSINKTVQRIDLGVLCYVTVWIYRLLGITAWLLLLIMATTVAARRGKNRGVQRNDTSKNMGRRHNSS, encoded by the exons ATGCGTGCCTGCCTTTTTCTGTTGTGGAGTACTCTCTCAG CTACTTGGACAAACCAAATAATTGTGACACAGACACCTGGTATGGTGAAGATGATAGCCGGTGGCACGGTGACTTTGAAGTGCCATGTTGATCAGATTCTCGCCTTTTGCCACTCAGTGACTTGGATGAAAGTAGACGCCAGGACTGGAACAATGAGCACAAGAACTAACGTAAAGATTAATACGACCTCTGAGGCAGGGAAACGGGACAGAGTATGTTCAGCAACCATCACCAACGCATTAGTGAGCGACTCTGGCATGTACTACTGTTTGGCTGTTCACTCCAAGGCGGTCCACAACGGCAACGGATCCAATCTAATCGTCACAG AGAGCAGCACTGAATCCCCACACATTAAAATTGTCTCATCAGACAGTGACGGCTCCTCCGTCGCTCTGCTGTGTTTGGTGTCAGGAGTGGTCCCGTCTCAAGTCCATGTGTTCTGGCTCATAGACGGGAGAGAGGACAGTGGACTTACTGAGTCCACCTGGACAGACAACAGTGATTCAGCCACAGAGTTCACTAGGAACCAGATTCTAGTCCAGGCAGAGGAGTGGGGCAGAGGGGTGCAGTGTACGTGTGTGGTGGAGTTTGAGGGAAATTCTATCAACAAAACTGTGCAAAGAATAG ATCTTGGCGTGCTATGTTACGTCACAGTGTGGATATACAGACTCCTGGGAATAACTGCCTGGCTTCTGCTGTTGATCATGGCTACCACTGTGGCAGCACGCAGGGGCAAAAATAGAG GTGTTCAGAGGAATGATACCTCAAAGAACATGGGACGAAGGCATAATTCATCATAA